The following nucleotide sequence is from Bactrocera oleae isolate idBacOlea1 chromosome 2, idBacOlea1, whole genome shotgun sequence.
caagcatcctcacagtggtAAGATCagtaagcgtgtgaaccattataagtgttctcacagtcagaagagcaagaagcttgtataccagcacaagcatcctcacagtaAGCATGTGAAACTATAAAAGGGTTCACatagtcagaagagcacgaagcttgtgtaccattaaaagggtcctccCAGTCAGATAACAAAAAGCTTTTCTACCAAAAAAAGGGTCCTCTCAGCGGAAAAAActggaagcgtgtataccagtacaaggaTCCTCatagtcgaaagagctggacgtgcgtatacCAGTATAAGCAACCTCCCAGTGGGAAAAGCAGTAACCGTGTGAAatattaaaagggttctcacagtcagaagagcacgaagtgtgtgtaccattaaaagggtcttcacactcagaagagcaagaagcttgtttagcagcacaagcatcctcacagtgggaagagcaGTAACCGTGTGAgccgttaaaagggttctcacagtcagaagagcacgaagcttgTGTACCTTTAacagggtcctcacagtcagaagagcatgaagtttgtatatcagcacaagcatcctcacagtgggaagcACAGTCGGCGTGTGAAACAATAAAAgagttctcacagtcagaagagcacgaagtttgtgcaccattaaaagggtcctcacagtcagaagagcatgaagcttgtatatcagcacaagcatcctcacagtgggaagcGCAGTCGGCGTGTGAAACATTAAAAgagttctcacagtcagaagagcacgaagtttgtgcACCATTAAAAGGGACCTGACAGTCAGAAGAGAAAGCagcttgtatatcagcacaagcatcctcacagtgggaagcGCAGTCGGCGTGTGAAACATTAAAAgagttctcacagtcagaagagcacgaagtttgtgcaccattaaaagggttctGACAGTCAGAAGAGAAagcagcttgtataccagcacaagcgtACTCACAGTCATAACAGCTGTAAAGGaatataccagtacaagggtccccacagtcgaaagagctggacgtgcgtatacCAGCATAAGCAACCTCCCAGTAGGAAAAGCAGTAACCGTGTGAAatattaaaagggttctcacagttaGAAAAGTACGAAgcttgtgtaccattaaaagggtcctcacagtcagaagagcatgaagtttgtatagcagcacaagcatcctcacagtgggaagagcaGTAGGCGTGTGAAACATTAAAAgagttctcacagtcagaagagcacgaagtttgtgcaccattaaaagggttctGACAGTCAGAAGAGAAagcagcttgtataccagcacaagggtcctcacagtcataAGAGCTGTAAAGGAATATACCAGGTcaagggtccccacagtcgaaagagctggacgtgtgtatgtcagcacaggtgtcctcactgtaggaagagcaataagcgtgtgaaccattaaaagggttctcacactcagaagagcaagaagtttgtatatcagcacaagcgTCCTCTCAGTGGGAAGAGCAGAAATCGTATAAACCAGTACTAGGGTCCCCACAGTGGGAAGAACTAGAAGCGTATATACCAGTACAAAGGTCCGCATATGGAAAGAGATGGACGTgcgtataccagcacaagcgtcctcATAGTCATAGGAGCAGGAAGCGTATATACAAGCACAAGGGTCCAAACAGTCGAAAGACCTGGACgtacgtatatcagcacaggtgtcctcactgtaggaagagcaataagcgtgtgaaccaataaaagggttctcacagtcagaagagcacgaagtttgtgcaccattaaaagggtcGTGACAGTCAAAAGAGAAAgtagcttgtataccagcacaaacGTACTCACAGTCATAACAGTTGTAAAGAaatataccagtacaagggtccccacagtcgaaagagctggacatgcgtatatcagcacaattGTCCTCACTGTAGGAAGAGCaataagcgtgtgaaccatcgaaagggttctcacagtcagaagagtaAGAAGCTTGTTTACCATCACAAGCATCCTCTCAGTGGGAAGAGTAGTAACCGTGTGAGCCGTTAAAAGAGTTCTCAcattcagaagagcacgaagcttgcgtaccattaaaagggtcctccCAGTCAGAAAACAAAAAGCTTTTCTACCAAAAAAAGGGTCCTCTCAGCGGAAAAAActggaagcgtgtataccagtacaaggaTCCTCatagtcgaaagagctggacgtgcgtatacCAGTATAAGCAACCTCCCAGTGGGAAAAGCAGTAACCGTGTGAAatattaaaagggttctcacagtcagaagagcacgaagtgtgtgtaccattaaaagggtcttcacattcagaagagcaagaagcttgtttagcagcacaagcatcctcacagtgggaagagcaGTAACGGTGTGAgccgttaaaagggttctcacagtcagaagagcacgaagcttgtgtaccattaaaagggtcctcacagtcagaagagcatgaagtttgtatagcagcacaagcatcctcacagtgggaagagcagtaggcgtgtgaaaaattaaaagagttctcacagtcagaagagcacgaagtttgtgcaccattaaaagggtcctgaCAGGCAGAACAGAAAACAGCTTGTATACCAtcacaagggtcctcacagtcataAGAGCTGTAAAGGAATATACCAGTTcaagggtccccacagtcgaaagagctggacgtgtgtatgtcagcacaggtgtcctcactgtaggaagagcaataagcgtgtgaaccatcgaaagggttctcacagtcagaagagtaAGAAGCTTGTTTACCAGCACAAGCATCCTCTCAGTGGGAAGAGCAGTAACCGTGTGCGCCGTTAAAAGAGTTCTCAcattcagaagagcacgaagcttgcgtaccattaaaagggtcttcACAGCCAGAAGCGCAAGAAGCTTGTTTACCCTTGACAGGGtcgtcacagtcggaagagcaaaaagtttgtatatcagcacaagcgTCCTCTCAGCGGGAAGAGCAGGAATcgtatataccagtacaagggtccccaGAGCGGGAAGAATTGGAAGcgtatataccagtacaagtttccccacagtcgaaagagctagacgtgcgtatatcagcacaggtggtCTCACTGTAGGAAGAGCaataagcgtgtgaaccaataaaagggttctcacagtcagacaagcacgaagtttgtgcaccattaaaagggtcctgaCAGTCAGAATAGAAagcagcttgtataccagcacaaacGTCCTCACAGTCATTAGAGTTGTAAAGGAATATACCAGTTCAAGGGTCCCCACCGTCGTGTGAGCCGTTAAAACGGTTCTCACAATTagaagagcacgaagcttgtgtaccattaaaagggtcttcACAGCCAGAAAACAAAAAGCTTTGTACCAGCACAAGCACCCTCATAGTGGGAAGAGCTGGTAGcgtatataccagtacaagggtcttCATATGGAAAGAGATGGACGtgtgtataccagcacaagcgtcctcATAGTCAGAAGATCACGAAGCGTATATGCAAGtacaagggtccccacagtcgaaagacCTGGACctacgtatatcagcacaggtgtcctcactgtaggaagagcaataagcgtgtgaaccaataaaaggcttctcacagtcagaagagctcGAAGTTTGTGCTccattaaaagggtcctgaCAGTCAAAACAGAAAACagcttgtataccagtacaagggtcctcatatggaaagagctggacgtgcgtatatgAGCACAGTAAACGTGTGTGCTAGCACAGGGTCGTCACGGAACGTCGGAAGAGCAAGAagtttgtatatcagcacaagcgTCCTCTCAGTGGGATAAGCAGGAATCGTATATATTATACCAGCACAAGGCTCCCCACAGTGGGAAGAACTGGAAACGTATATACCAGTTcaagggtccccacagtcgaaagagctggacgtgcgtatatcagcacaggtgacaagcatcctcacagtgggaagagcaGTAGCCGTGTGAGCCGTTAAAAGGGTTTTCAcattcagaagagcacgaagcttgtgtaccattaaaagggtcttcACAGCCAGAAGCGCAAGAAGCTTGTTTCCCTTTGACAGGGtcgtcacagtcggaagagcaagaagtttgtatatcagcacaagcgTCCTCTCAGTGGGAAGAGCAGGAATcgtatataccagtacaagggtccccacagtgggaagaactggaagcgtatataccagtacaagggtccccacagtcgaaagagctggacgtgcgtatatcagcacaggtgaacTCACTGTAGGCAGAGCaataagcgtgtgaaccaatTAAAGGGTTCTCACATTTAGAAGAGCACAAAGTTTGTGCACGATTAAAAGGGTCCTGACAGTCAGAACAGAAAGCAGCTTGTATACAAGCACAAGCGTACTCGCAGTCATAAGAGCTGTAAAGGAATATACCAGTTcaagggtccccacagtcgaaagaggTGGACGTGCGTATGTCAGCACAGGTGTCTTCACTGTAGGAAGAGCaataagcgtgtgaaccaataaaagggttctcacagtcagaagagcacgaagtttgtgcaccattaaaagggtcctgaCAGTCAGAAGAGAAAGCagtttgtat
It contains:
- the LOC138855712 gene encoding keratin-associated protein 9-1-like, with product MTNPFNGAQTSCSSDCENSFNVSHAYCSSHCEDACAAIQTSCSSDCEDPFNGTQASYFSNCENPFNISHGYCFSYWEVAYAGIRTSSSFDCGDPCTGIFLYSCYDCEYACAGIQAAFSSDCQNPFNGAQTSCSSDCENSFNVSHADCASHCEDACADIQAAFSSDCQVPFNGAQTSCSSDCENSFNVSHADCASHCEDACADIQASCSSDCEDPFNGAQTSCSSDCENSFIVSHADCASHCEDACADIQTSCSSDCEDPVKGTQASCSSDCENPFNGSHGYCSSHCEDACAAKQASCSSECEDPFNGTHTSCSSDCENPFNISHGYCFSHWEVAYTGIRTSSSFDYEDPCTGIHASSFFR